The following proteins are co-located in the Microbacterium immunditiarum genome:
- a CDS encoding NAD-dependent epimerase/dehydratase family protein → MNADVLPRVLVTGAEGLVGTAVVTALVSHGHPVTTLSRPDAAAHDDVRVVRGDATDPDAVREAVDGCDAVVHLAAYPNPWDHPAAEVFGNNTLATFATLWTAAEAGVRRFAVAGSVNATGLLMHPRKPLPERLPIDERTPARIADPYSLSKRVDEETLRAVCERFDASGVIFRLPLVVPPDRAEGLRAWVAERVADGPAEGWGWIDSRDAAEAFRLAITVPVEGAHVVQLAALTTMHDEPTEELIVRHAPGVERAREFAGTDAAVDVRRARELLGFVPRFDRPGIVEEED, encoded by the coding sequence ATGAATGCGGATGTCCTGCCCCGCGTCCTGGTGACGGGAGCCGAAGGTCTTGTCGGCACGGCCGTCGTCACCGCCCTCGTGTCGCACGGCCACCCCGTGACGACGCTCTCCAGGCCGGACGCAGCCGCCCACGACGACGTGCGCGTCGTTCGCGGCGACGCGACCGACCCCGATGCCGTCCGGGAGGCGGTCGACGGATGCGACGCCGTCGTGCACCTCGCCGCGTACCCGAACCCGTGGGATCACCCGGCGGCCGAAGTGTTCGGCAACAACACGCTCGCGACCTTCGCGACCCTGTGGACCGCCGCGGAGGCCGGCGTCCGCCGGTTCGCCGTGGCGGGCAGCGTGAACGCGACCGGTCTGCTCATGCACCCTCGCAAGCCGCTCCCCGAACGCCTGCCGATCGACGAGCGCACGCCGGCGCGCATCGCCGACCCGTACTCGCTGTCCAAGCGCGTCGACGAGGAGACGCTGCGTGCCGTGTGCGAGCGGTTCGACGCATCCGGTGTCATCTTCCGGCTTCCGCTGGTTGTCCCGCCCGACCGGGCGGAGGGACTGCGCGCGTGGGTCGCGGAGCGCGTGGCCGACGGCCCCGCCGAGGGCTGGGGGTGGATCGACTCGCGGGACGCGGCAGAGGCCTTCCGGCTCGCGATCACCGTCCCGGTCGAGGGAGCGCACGTGGTCCAGCTCGCGGCCCTCACGACGATGCACGACGAGCCGACCGAGGAGCTCATCGTCCGGCACGCACCGGGCGTCGAGCGCGCGCGAGAGTTCGCCGGCACGGATGCTGCGGTGGATGTGCGTCGCGCCCGCGAGCTCCTCGGCTTCGTGCCGCGGTTCGATCGCCCGGGCATCGTCGAGGAGGAGGACTGA
- the dgoD gene encoding galactonate dehydratase: MRVTRVETFVLDERQVLVRIEAETGVVGWGDASLEHRPATIAAAVRELSAHLIGEDPLPVTRHWQRLSRGGFYRGGPVLASAVAGIDQALWDLRGHHFDAPVHVLLGGPCRDRIRLYTHTWGTPGHTGDPARAAMLVGAGYTLVKASIAGPVDFLDAPEGVERFRADLEALREAIGPAADFGIDLHGRVSLPHARRLAEAVAHTRPAFLEEPLRPEHTRHLARITASTTIPIAVGERLYSREEMLPALEAGIAIAQPDVSHAGGITEAFRIATLAESFDVQIAPHCPLGPVALAACVQLDLAIPNFYAQEHVIDLTSAASPDLAILRDPSVLVAVDGAILRPEGPGLGIEIDEDVVRSRHRDDLADPVGNPQWTYADGGYAEW, from the coding sequence ATGCGGGTGACACGCGTGGAGACCTTCGTCCTCGACGAGCGTCAAGTCCTCGTGCGGATCGAAGCCGAAACGGGGGTGGTCGGGTGGGGCGACGCCTCGCTCGAGCACCGGCCGGCGACGATCGCCGCGGCGGTGAGGGAGCTGTCCGCGCACCTGATCGGCGAAGACCCCCTGCCGGTGACGCGACACTGGCAGCGTCTGTCGCGCGGCGGGTTCTACCGCGGCGGGCCGGTGCTCGCATCCGCCGTCGCGGGGATCGACCAGGCCCTGTGGGACCTGCGAGGCCACCATTTCGACGCGCCGGTCCATGTTCTGCTCGGCGGCCCGTGTCGCGACCGCATCCGCCTCTACACGCACACGTGGGGGACCCCCGGGCACACCGGTGACCCGGCGCGCGCCGCGATGCTCGTGGGGGCCGGGTACACGCTCGTGAAGGCGTCGATCGCGGGTCCTGTCGACTTCCTCGACGCCCCGGAAGGCGTTGAGCGCTTCCGGGCGGACCTGGAGGCCCTGCGCGAGGCGATCGGCCCGGCCGCCGACTTCGGCATCGACCTGCACGGCCGTGTGTCGCTCCCGCACGCCCGGCGGCTCGCCGAGGCGGTCGCGCACACGCGACCGGCCTTCCTCGAAGAGCCCCTTCGGCCGGAGCACACGCGGCACCTCGCACGCATCACCGCGTCCACGACGATCCCCATCGCCGTGGGCGAGCGGCTGTACAGTCGCGAGGAGATGCTTCCCGCCCTCGAGGCGGGCATCGCGATCGCGCAGCCCGACGTGTCGCACGCGGGCGGAATCACCGAGGCGTTCCGCATCGCGACGCTGGCGGAGTCGTTCGATGTTCAGATCGCGCCGCATTGCCCGCTGGGCCCGGTCGCGCTGGCCGCCTGCGTCCAGCTCGACCTCGCGATCCCGAACTTCTACGCGCAGGAGCACGTGATCGATCTCACCTCGGCCGCGTCACCCGACCTCGCGATCCTGCGCGATCCGAGTGTGCTCGTCGCCGTGGACGGCGCGATCCTTCGCCCGGAGGGCCCGGGCCTGGGAATCGAGATCGACGAGGACGTCGTGCGCAGCCGGCATCGCGACGACCTGGCCGATCCGGTGGGAAACCCGCAGTGGACGTACGCTGATGGCGGGTACGCGGAATGGTGA
- a CDS encoding LacI family DNA-binding transcriptional regulator — protein MSETTGRRQSVRISDVAAAAGVSKALVSYALNDRPGVKESTRAHIVSVARSMGWTPSLRGRALSSSRAYAIGLVFETLPETLAGDQYFTSLMAGLQSVLSTSQYSLVTEVVHEPGAEVAAYRRLASEGRVDGMVLVDLHRDGDPRFDILVEHELAFVSLGRPPAATDMPVMLYDESDAISDVIEHLASLGHKRIAQVVGPQAGVSARVRRELYQRELRERGLDDSWWVESDYTAIGGRAATERLLAHEDPPTAIIYSNDLMAVAGMGTAFQSGLRIPEDLSVVGWDDITVAQYLHPALSTVTQHPFEDGRLAAALLLEAVDGRRFSEPVWTQNPRFVPRESTGPVSFR, from the coding sequence ATGAGCGAGACCACAGGGCGCCGGCAGAGCGTCCGCATCAGCGATGTGGCGGCTGCCGCCGGCGTGAGCAAGGCGCTCGTGTCGTATGCGCTCAACGATCGCCCCGGCGTCAAGGAGTCCACGCGCGCGCACATCGTCTCGGTCGCCCGCAGCATGGGTTGGACGCCGAGCCTGCGTGGCCGTGCGCTGTCGTCGTCGCGCGCCTACGCGATCGGGCTCGTCTTCGAGACGCTGCCCGAGACGCTCGCGGGCGACCAGTACTTCACGAGCCTCATGGCGGGTCTGCAGAGCGTGCTGTCCACGTCGCAGTACTCCCTGGTGACGGAGGTCGTGCACGAGCCGGGGGCGGAGGTCGCGGCGTACCGCCGCCTCGCGAGCGAGGGCAGGGTCGACGGAATGGTGCTCGTCGACCTGCACCGCGACGGCGACCCGCGGTTCGACATCCTCGTCGAGCACGAGCTCGCGTTCGTGTCGCTGGGGCGCCCACCGGCGGCGACCGACATGCCCGTCATGCTCTACGACGAGTCGGATGCGATCAGCGACGTCATCGAGCACCTGGCGTCACTCGGCCACAAGCGGATCGCGCAGGTCGTCGGTCCGCAGGCGGGCGTGTCCGCGCGCGTGCGGCGCGAGCTGTACCAGCGCGAGCTGCGCGAGCGCGGCCTGGACGACTCGTGGTGGGTCGAGAGCGACTACACCGCGATCGGCGGTCGCGCGGCGACCGAGCGCCTTCTCGCGCACGAGGATCCTCCGACGGCGATCATCTACTCCAACGACCTCATGGCGGTCGCGGGCATGGGCACCGCGTTCCAGTCCGGCCTGCGGATCCCCGAAGACCTGTCGGTGGTCGGGTGGGACGACATCACGGTCGCGCAGTATCTCCATCCCGCGCTGTCGACGGTCACCCAGCATCCGTTCGAGGACGGACGGCTGGCCGCGGCGCTGCTGCTCGAGGCCGTCGACGGTCGCCGGTTCTCGGAGCCGGTGTGGACGCAGAACCCGCGGTTCGTGCCGCGGGAATCGACCGGTCCGGTCTCGTTCCGGTAA
- a CDS encoding ABC transporter substrate-binding protein — MAHTAPSGKRIAAILGTAVIAAGGLTACAGGGGGESADQTITILSSWTTGNATGDQLAKNIEAFTEETGIEVQVEEVNNDDVDEAFEASALAGEQADIVILNLTPASADWLPDGLVVDVGDYMQDWGIADKLQQGAIDFWTNDNGVNGFPFIGFNWPIWYNTELLAQAGVDEIPATFDDLLDASKKLRAAGIQPFALGGKDWTAQNFITWLGQQYVDPEKMATVFSEGGWCDPDVVEGLDLLATMRDEGVFVDNVAGYDGDQMTNAYFTGAAAMMPSGSWAYTNEGGKDIWDVTQLAGFPVPDGGHYSLPTAYNGHSAGFFITPNAEDNIDAVQQFFEYIYSDDVLKGWVSEASQILDATPEIVAGADSSAPLVVAGGALGEDNTDWLLLPDAYLPAGTDWGPTIASEFLGQSGTTGADLCQKLDAEYE; from the coding sequence ATGGCGCACACAGCACCGAGCGGAAAGCGGATCGCTGCGATCCTCGGCACCGCCGTCATCGCCGCCGGGGGCCTCACGGCTTGCGCCGGCGGCGGGGGCGGAGAGTCCGCGGACCAGACGATCACGATCCTCTCCTCGTGGACCACGGGCAACGCGACCGGTGACCAGCTGGCGAAGAACATCGAGGCCTTCACGGAGGAGACGGGCATCGAGGTCCAGGTGGAGGAGGTGAACAACGACGACGTCGACGAGGCATTCGAGGCATCCGCTCTCGCCGGCGAACAGGCCGACATCGTGATCCTGAATCTGACGCCCGCGAGCGCCGACTGGCTGCCTGACGGACTCGTCGTCGACGTGGGCGACTACATGCAGGACTGGGGCATCGCCGACAAGCTGCAGCAGGGCGCGATCGACTTCTGGACGAACGACAACGGCGTCAACGGCTTCCCGTTCATCGGCTTCAACTGGCCCATCTGGTACAACACCGAGCTGCTCGCGCAGGCGGGCGTCGACGAGATCCCCGCGACGTTCGACGACCTGCTCGACGCTTCGAAGAAGCTGCGCGCGGCCGGCATCCAGCCGTTCGCCCTCGGCGGCAAGGACTGGACGGCGCAGAACTTCATCACCTGGCTCGGCCAGCAGTACGTCGATCCGGAGAAGATGGCGACCGTCTTCAGCGAGGGCGGCTGGTGCGACCCCGACGTCGTGGAGGGTCTCGACCTGCTTGCGACGATGCGCGACGAGGGCGTCTTCGTCGACAACGTCGCCGGGTACGACGGCGACCAGATGACGAACGCCTACTTCACGGGGGCCGCCGCGATGATGCCGTCCGGCTCGTGGGCCTACACGAACGAGGGCGGCAAGGACATCTGGGATGTCACGCAGCTCGCGGGCTTCCCCGTTCCCGACGGCGGCCACTACTCGCTTCCCACGGCGTACAACGGTCACTCGGCAGGCTTCTTCATCACGCCCAACGCCGAAGACAACATCGACGCGGTCCAGCAGTTCTTCGAGTACATCTACTCGGACGACGTCCTGAAGGGCTGGGTGAGCGAGGCCAGCCAGATCCTCGACGCCACGCCCGAGATCGTCGCCGGCGCCGACTCGAGCGCTCCGCTCGTGGTCGCGGGCGGTGCCCTCGGCGAAGACAACACCGACTGGCTGCTGCTGCCCGACGCGTACCTTCCTGCGGGCACCGACTGGGGCCCGACCATCGCGAGCGAGTTCCTGGGTCAGAGCGGCACGACGGGGGCCGACCTCTGCCAGAAGCTGGACGCAGAGTACGAGTAG
- a CDS encoding carbohydrate ABC transporter permease, whose translation MTTTETLVAPSSARGRRRNRDRGLILLAAPSTIWYLIFTIGPLFAMFYIAFLDWEGLAAKPTWAGWANFERMFTDDRILNASVNTAIHLFATLPIMMLLSFMLGYFLNLRLPGHRILRVILFIPALISISALGMLFVAVLGPVGLVNGFLTSAGLPELARAWLADPSTAMICLIVVTIWSGTGFNAILFSARLSGIDEDIYAAADLDGAGHWQKMWGITFPIALDYFGVLTMLQFLWTFFGTAGLILILTQGGPGRATETLSWLVFRFGYEDADVGYSQAIGILLFVVGVIGLLVIRRFLRARY comes from the coding sequence ATGACCACAACGGAGACGCTGGTCGCGCCGTCCTCGGCGCGCGGGCGCCGGCGCAATCGGGACCGGGGACTCATCCTCCTCGCCGCGCCGTCGACGATCTGGTACCTGATCTTCACGATCGGGCCGCTCTTCGCGATGTTCTACATCGCGTTCCTCGACTGGGAGGGTCTCGCGGCGAAGCCGACGTGGGCGGGCTGGGCGAACTTCGAGCGGATGTTCACGGATGACCGGATCCTCAACGCATCCGTCAACACCGCCATCCACCTGTTCGCGACGCTGCCGATCATGATGCTGCTGTCGTTCATGCTCGGGTACTTCCTCAACCTGCGCCTGCCCGGACACCGCATCCTCCGAGTGATCCTGTTCATCCCGGCACTCATCTCGATCTCGGCACTCGGCATGCTGTTCGTCGCGGTGCTGGGGCCGGTCGGCCTCGTGAACGGGTTCCTGACGTCGGCCGGCCTCCCCGAGTTGGCGCGGGCGTGGCTCGCGGATCCGTCGACGGCGATGATCTGTCTGATCGTCGTCACGATCTGGTCGGGCACGGGGTTCAACGCGATCCTCTTCTCGGCCCGCCTGTCGGGCATCGACGAGGACATCTACGCCGCAGCCGACCTTGACGGCGCAGGTCACTGGCAGAAGATGTGGGGGATCACCTTCCCCATCGCGCTGGACTACTTCGGCGTTCTCACGATGCTGCAGTTCCTGTGGACGTTCTTCGGCACCGCGGGTCTCATCCTCATCCTGACCCAGGGGGGTCCGGGCCGGGCGACCGAGACGCTGTCGTGGCTCGTGTTCCGGTTCGGCTACGAGGACGCCGATGTCGGATACAGCCAGGCCATCGGCATCCTTCTGTTCGTCGTCGGTGTGATCGGCCTGCTGGTCATCCGCCGCTTCCTTCGTGCGAGGTACTGA